In Amycolatopsis coloradensis, one genomic interval encodes:
- a CDS encoding Nramp family divalent metal transporter: MSSSTVTDQLEEPPVGWRARLRQVGPGIMAAATGVGAGDLVATMVAGSRFGYTLLWAVLVGTIFKLALAEAVGRWHLTSGRTILSGWRTLGIWALIYFGIYAVIWGFVYGATAMSASGLPLNALFPALSVRYWAMICGLLGFALVWFGRYAIIEKLMTVLVGIMFVTVVGTAILVVPNFAELFKGAVPTLPDGSLVYVLGLVGGVGGTITMAAYGYWTLAKGWRSSKWLPMMRTDNAVGYVMTGIFVIAMLIVGAELLLGQKIISGDKGLLFLGDTLAADYGQWARIPFLIGFFAVSFTSVIGVWHGVSLLFADWWRILRLPKNATESVEAYEKKAGERSVAYRGYVLWLTFPPMALLFLDQPFQLTVIYGVLGALFMPFLAATLLVLLNTSRVPREGRSRWLSNGLLGVCLAMFAYLAYTEVVKFFS; this comes from the coding sequence ATGTCGAGTTCAACGGTGACCGACCAACTGGAAGAACCGCCCGTCGGCTGGCGCGCACGGCTGCGCCAGGTCGGGCCAGGGATCATGGCCGCGGCGACCGGGGTCGGCGCGGGCGACCTCGTCGCGACGATGGTGGCCGGATCGCGCTTCGGGTACACGCTGCTGTGGGCGGTGCTCGTCGGCACGATCTTCAAACTCGCGCTGGCCGAAGCCGTCGGCCGCTGGCATCTGACCTCGGGCCGGACGATCCTGTCCGGCTGGCGGACCCTCGGGATCTGGGCGCTCATCTACTTCGGGATCTACGCGGTGATCTGGGGCTTCGTCTACGGCGCGACCGCGATGTCCGCGTCGGGCCTGCCGCTGAACGCGCTCTTCCCCGCGCTTTCGGTGCGGTACTGGGCGATGATCTGCGGCCTGCTCGGCTTCGCGCTGGTGTGGTTCGGGCGCTACGCGATCATCGAGAAACTGATGACCGTCCTGGTCGGCATCATGTTCGTGACCGTGGTCGGGACCGCGATCCTCGTCGTGCCGAATTTCGCGGAACTGTTCAAGGGCGCCGTCCCGACCCTGCCCGACGGCTCGCTCGTCTACGTCCTCGGCCTGGTCGGCGGCGTCGGCGGCACGATCACCATGGCGGCGTACGGCTACTGGACGCTCGCGAAGGGCTGGCGTTCGTCGAAGTGGCTCCCGATGATGCGCACCGACAACGCCGTCGGGTACGTCATGACCGGGATCTTCGTGATCGCCATGCTGATCGTCGGCGCGGAACTGCTGCTGGGCCAGAAGATCATCTCGGGCGACAAGGGCCTGCTGTTCCTCGGCGACACCCTCGCCGCGGACTACGGGCAATGGGCGCGGATCCCGTTCCTCATCGGCTTCTTCGCCGTTTCGTTCACGTCGGTGATCGGTGTCTGGCACGGCGTGAGCCTGCTCTTCGCGGACTGGTGGCGCATTCTGCGGCTGCCCAAGAACGCGACGGAAAGCGTTGAGGCGTATGAGAAAAAGGCCGGTGAGCGCAGTGTCGCGTACCGGGGATACGTGCTGTGGCTGACCTTCCCGCCGATGGCGTTGCTGTTCCTGGACCAGCCCTTCCAGCTCACCGTGATCTACGGCGTGCTGGGCGCGTTGTTCATGCCGTTCCTGGCGGCGACCTTGCTGGTGCTGCTGAACACTTCGCGGGTGCCGCGGGAAGGGCGTTCGCGGTGGCTGTCGAACGGACTGCTGGGCGTGTGCCTGGCGATGTTCGCGTACCTGGCGTACACGGAGGTCGTGAAGTTCTTCAGCTGA
- a CDS encoding glutamyl-tRNA reductase has translation MSVLAVGLSHRSAELSTLERVAVPATDVTKVLNELQQAEHVSEAILVSTCNRIEVYAVVETFHGGLNDVSDVLARQAGMQPADLYDSLYVHYAGAAIEHLFSVTSGLDSMVVGETQILGQIRSSYATAREAGTVGRTLHELIQTTLRVGKRVHTETGLDQLGASVVSEALAAAGDIAGKHALIVGAGSMGALTASHLRKSGIGEITIANRTEARAARLAAASVEQGVPAKAVQMSGIADAVAEADVVVCSTGAQAAVFTAEHVPARAGRPLVVCDLGLPRDVDHDVAELADVTVVDLETIQRRMREAGTPTTERQTAKAAGIVLDEVREYLAGQRSAEVTPTVTALRRRAAEVVDAELLRLDNRLPDLEPGVREEVGRTVRRVVDKLLHAPTVRVKQLAAETADTDYANALRELFCLDPQAPAAVASPTATPKDE, from the coding sequence ATGAGCGTGTTGGCGGTCGGGCTCTCACACCGCAGCGCCGAGCTGAGCACCCTGGAACGCGTCGCGGTCCCCGCGACCGACGTGACCAAGGTGCTCAACGAGCTGCAGCAGGCCGAGCACGTCAGCGAGGCGATCCTCGTCTCGACCTGCAACCGCATCGAGGTCTACGCCGTCGTCGAGACTTTCCACGGCGGTCTGAACGACGTCTCCGACGTGCTCGCCCGCCAGGCCGGGATGCAGCCCGCCGACCTGTACGACTCGCTGTACGTGCACTACGCGGGCGCCGCGATCGAGCACCTGTTCTCGGTCACCTCCGGGCTGGACTCGATGGTCGTCGGCGAGACGCAGATCCTCGGCCAGATCCGGTCCTCGTACGCCACCGCGCGTGAGGCCGGCACCGTCGGCCGCACGCTGCACGAGCTGATCCAGACCACGCTGCGCGTCGGCAAGCGCGTCCACACCGAGACCGGCCTCGACCAGCTGGGCGCTTCGGTGGTCTCCGAGGCGCTGGCCGCCGCGGGCGACATCGCGGGCAAGCACGCGCTGATCGTCGGTGCCGGTTCGATGGGCGCGCTGACCGCGTCCCACCTGCGCAAATCCGGGATCGGCGAGATCACCATCGCCAACCGCACCGAGGCGAGGGCCGCCCGCCTCGCCGCCGCCAGCGTCGAGCAGGGCGTGCCCGCCAAGGCCGTCCAGATGAGCGGCATCGCGGACGCGGTCGCCGAGGCGGACGTCGTCGTCTGCTCCACCGGCGCGCAGGCCGCCGTCTTCACCGCCGAGCACGTCCCGGCCCGCGCCGGACGCCCGCTGGTGGTCTGCGACCTCGGTCTCCCGCGTGACGTCGACCACGACGTCGCCGAATTGGCCGACGTCACCGTGGTCGATCTCGAGACCATCCAGCGCCGCATGCGGGAAGCGGGCACGCCGACCACCGAACGGCAGACCGCGAAGGCCGCCGGAATCGTGCTCGACGAGGTGCGCGAGTACCTCGCCGGCCAGCGCAGCGCCGAGGTCACCCCGACGGTGACGGCGCTGCGGCGCCGGGCGGCCGAGGTGGTCGACGCCGAACTGCTGCGGCTGGACAACCGCCTGCCGGACCTCGAACCCGGGGTTCGCGAGGAGGTCGGCCGCACGGTCCGCCGCGTGGTCGACAAGCTGCTCCACGCGCCGACGGTGCGGGTCAAGCAGCTGGCCGCCGAGACGGCCGACACCGATTACGCCAACGCGCTGCGCGAGCTGTTCTGTCTCGACCCGCAGGCGCCCGCCGCGGTGGCTAGTCCTACTGCAACGCCGAAAGACGAGTGA
- a CDS encoding redox-sensing transcriptional repressor Rex, which produces MVSQRGRRTRVTPDADNAPTAEMPAVEATAEPEAVRAKSIPEAAVARLAVYLRVLSGLAEQGATTISSEELSQAAGVNSAKLRKDLSYLGSYGTRGVGYDVQVLVSQIERILGLTRKHKVAVVGIGNLGHALANYGGFPGRGFPVEALFDLDPDLVGVPVGGLPVSHLDEIPKVCAERQISIGVIATPPTAAQSVCDRLVAGGVQCILNFAPVVLQVPAHIEVRKVDLAVELQILSFHVARRADLAANGTGGGDGGPGSPENGSVNGHGNGMVVR; this is translated from the coding sequence GTGGTGTCGCAACGAGGCCGGCGCACCCGGGTGACACCGGACGCCGACAACGCGCCCACCGCGGAGATGCCCGCCGTCGAGGCCACCGCCGAACCGGAAGCGGTCCGCGCGAAGTCGATCCCCGAGGCCGCCGTCGCCCGCCTCGCCGTCTACCTCCGTGTCCTCTCCGGGCTGGCCGAGCAGGGCGCGACGACGATCTCCAGCGAGGAACTCTCGCAGGCCGCGGGCGTCAACTCCGCGAAACTGCGCAAGGACCTGTCCTACCTCGGCTCGTACGGCACCCGCGGCGTCGGCTACGACGTCCAGGTCCTGGTCAGCCAGATCGAGCGGATCCTCGGCCTGACCCGCAAGCACAAGGTCGCCGTGGTCGGTATCGGTAACCTCGGGCACGCGCTGGCCAACTACGGTGGGTTCCCCGGCCGCGGGTTCCCGGTCGAGGCGCTGTTCGACCTCGACCCGGATCTGGTCGGCGTCCCGGTCGGCGGCCTCCCGGTCTCGCATCTCGACGAGATCCCCAAAGTCTGCGCCGAACGGCAGATCTCCATCGGCGTCATCGCCACTCCGCCCACCGCCGCGCAGTCGGTCTGCGACCGGCTTGTCGCAGGTGGCGTGCAGTGCATCCTGAATTTCGCCCCGGTGGTGCTGCAGGTTCCGGCACATATCGAGGTGCGCAAGGTCGATCTCGCGGTCGAACTGCAGATCCTGTCGTTCCACGTCGCTCGCCGCGCCGATCTGGCCGCTAACGGCACCGGCGGAGGAGACGGTGGCCCCGGGAGCCCCGAGAATGGCAGCGTGAACGGCCACGGCAACGGAATGGTGGTGCGCTGA
- a CDS encoding molybdopterin-dependent oxidoreductase — translation MDDERRLTFPQAALTGLLSLAAALGVGHLVAGFVGYTASPFVAVANFVIDHSPHAVVAWAEQTLETWDKFVLKIGLAVVLVLFALLAGQLSRRTPLPGQVIVGVLGAAGVAAVFVRTDLGQIALLAPVIATVVALVVFTRLHSFFRPKVFFDDREGEGPDRRKVLITGASVAAGAGVAALTGQIVGTRKNAEESRAAVGRLVAARTAPPIPPDADFAKLGTPPYITPSKDFYRIDTALVVPQVRTEDWSLQIRGMVEREITYRYEDLRSRPLIERDVTLCCVSNEVGGPYISNARWIGIDLRDLLNEAGVKPGAEQMFATSVDGWTCGTPVEAALDPRRGAMLALGMDGEPLPIEHGFPARIVIPGLYGYVSATKWVTELEITTWEERQAYWLGRGWAKEAPVKTQSRIDAPGSAVNAGKVVVSGTAWAQHTGVAKVEVRVDQGPWQEAVLSAETSKDTWRMWWTEVQVGPGQHEIAVRATDRSGYTQTPERAGTVPDGATGWHTVSVNAR, via the coding sequence GTGGACGACGAACGCAGGCTCACCTTCCCCCAAGCCGCGCTGACCGGGCTCCTGTCACTGGCGGCCGCTCTCGGCGTGGGACACCTCGTCGCGGGCTTCGTCGGGTACACGGCCTCGCCGTTCGTCGCCGTCGCGAACTTCGTCATCGACCACAGCCCGCACGCGGTGGTCGCCTGGGCCGAGCAGACGCTGGAGACCTGGGACAAGTTCGTCCTCAAAATCGGTCTCGCCGTGGTGCTGGTGCTGTTCGCGCTGCTCGCCGGGCAGCTCTCGCGCCGCACTCCGCTGCCGGGCCAGGTGATCGTCGGCGTCCTCGGCGCGGCGGGCGTCGCGGCCGTCTTCGTGCGCACCGACCTCGGGCAGATCGCGCTGCTGGCGCCGGTGATCGCCACCGTCGTCGCGCTCGTCGTGTTCACCCGGCTGCACTCGTTCTTCCGCCCGAAGGTGTTCTTCGACGACCGTGAAGGCGAGGGCCCGGACCGGCGGAAGGTGCTGATCACCGGGGCGTCCGTCGCGGCCGGGGCCGGTGTCGCCGCGCTGACCGGTCAGATCGTCGGGACCAGGAAGAACGCCGAGGAGTCGCGTGCCGCCGTCGGCAGGCTCGTCGCGGCGAGGACCGCGCCGCCGATCCCGCCCGACGCGGACTTCGCGAAGCTCGGCACCCCGCCGTACATCACTCCTTCGAAGGATTTCTATCGGATCGACACGGCGCTGGTGGTCCCGCAGGTCCGCACCGAGGACTGGAGCCTGCAGATCCGCGGCATGGTCGAGCGCGAGATCACCTATAGGTATGAAGATCTGCGCTCGCGGCCGCTGATCGAACGCGACGTAACCCTGTGCTGCGTCTCCAACGAGGTCGGCGGCCCGTACATCTCCAACGCCCGCTGGATCGGCATCGACCTGCGCGACCTGCTGAACGAAGCGGGCGTGAAACCGGGCGCCGAGCAGATGTTCGCGACCAGTGTCGACGGCTGGACCTGCGGCACCCCGGTCGAAGCCGCCCTGGACCCGCGGCGCGGCGCGATGCTCGCCCTCGGCATGGACGGTGAACCGCTCCCGATCGAGCACGGCTTCCCCGCGCGGATCGTGATCCCCGGGCTGTACGGCTACGTGTCCGCCACGAAATGGGTGACCGAGCTGGAGATCACCACGTGGGAGGAGCGCCAGGCGTACTGGCTCGGCCGCGGTTGGGCCAAGGAGGCGCCGGTGAAGACGCAGTCGCGGATCGACGCGCCCGGCTCGGCGGTGAACGCGGGGAAGGTCGTGGTGTCCGGGACCGCGTGGGCGCAGCACACCGGTGTCGCGAAGGTGGAGGTCCGGGTCGATCAAGGGCCGTGGCAGGAGGCTGTCCTGTCGGCCGAGACGTCGAAGGACACCTGGCGGATGTGGTGGACCGAGGTCCAGGTCGGCCCTGGTCAGCACGAGATCGCCGTCCGGGCGACGGACCGGTCGGGTTACACGCAGACGCCGGAGCGCGCCGGAACCGTGCCCGACGGCGCCACCGGCTGGCACACGGTGTCGGTCAACGCGCGCTAG
- a CDS encoding PQQ-binding-like beta-propeller repeat protein, giving the protein MTRPPTPPGGGQWQPHQPWQPHQQQGWQQPPPHPHQQPYPQNQYGPPRQEPPKGKKFLLWLVPLIVVVVAAAVIVPITLSGGGDEGQGQAAPPPASGSPAGSPKVKWELSGVKKDVPEYKHGITTWLHEDDLVVVRDKYVAAFTRADGKQRWLTEAPGGKIFCGTGVEPVGGKIVLAFGKAKAGSEDGSCDNATILDLKDGKLGWQVPMAIPQKMQDRVVSVEAVVTQIMGDVVFVTADQGYAALDLATGAIKWTKTFSRKADGEDTCAGHDMMPRDGKAVVVASCLTGDFSVTVLQIDPATGNVELEDSVPHDGYSISGIGLLSVKPVLAYGSNTEQGTYFLFDDNLKLKSKIDGGKPNSEEELDGTTSQGFGVSASGTEHHPSAIIVDGDTFYTPTRTIGGQMNTLVAVDLNTGQRKWTASVPEGTIQAPIKIVDGQILAQVGPVYNTGPQRTVKIAVADGKVTPFLEAQIRNSEQDETGPIPGFYRYLWADDRVYAVAGKWSNLSVDVFLLQAE; this is encoded by the coding sequence CCAGACCACCCACTCCGCCCGGTGGCGGGCAATGGCAGCCGCACCAACCCTGGCAACCGCACCAGCAGCAGGGCTGGCAGCAGCCACCGCCCCACCCTCACCAGCAGCCCTACCCGCAGAACCAGTACGGCCCCCCGCGGCAGGAACCGCCCAAGGGCAAGAAGTTCCTCCTCTGGCTCGTGCCGCTGATCGTCGTGGTGGTCGCCGCCGCGGTGATCGTGCCGATCACGCTGAGCGGCGGCGGAGACGAAGGCCAGGGACAGGCAGCCCCTCCGCCCGCCTCCGGATCGCCTGCCGGCTCGCCGAAGGTCAAATGGGAACTGTCAGGGGTGAAGAAGGACGTCCCGGAGTACAAGCACGGGATCACCACCTGGCTGCACGAAGACGACCTCGTCGTCGTCCGCGACAAGTACGTGGCCGCCTTCACCAGGGCGGACGGCAAGCAGCGCTGGCTGACCGAGGCGCCGGGCGGCAAGATCTTCTGCGGCACCGGAGTCGAACCGGTCGGGGGCAAGATCGTCCTCGCCTTCGGCAAGGCGAAGGCCGGCAGCGAAGACGGCAGCTGCGACAACGCCACCATCCTCGACCTGAAGGACGGGAAGCTCGGCTGGCAGGTGCCGATGGCCATCCCGCAGAAGATGCAGGACCGGGTGGTCTCGGTGGAGGCCGTCGTCACGCAGATCATGGGCGACGTCGTGTTCGTCACCGCGGACCAGGGCTACGCGGCCCTCGACCTGGCCACCGGCGCGATCAAGTGGACGAAAACGTTCTCCCGCAAGGCCGACGGCGAAGACACCTGCGCGGGGCACGACATGATGCCGAGAGACGGGAAGGCCGTCGTCGTGGCGTCCTGCCTCACCGGTGACTTCTCGGTCACCGTGCTGCAGATCGACCCGGCGACCGGGAACGTCGAACTGGAGGACAGCGTCCCTCACGACGGCTACTCGATCTCGGGGATCGGTCTCCTGTCGGTGAAGCCGGTGCTGGCGTACGGCTCGAACACCGAGCAGGGCACGTACTTCCTCTTCGACGACAACCTGAAACTCAAGTCGAAGATCGACGGTGGCAAACCCAACTCCGAGGAGGAGCTCGACGGCACCACGTCACAGGGTTTCGGGGTCAGCGCCTCGGGTACCGAACATCATCCGAGCGCCATCATCGTGGACGGCGACACGTTCTACACGCCTACCAGGACGATCGGCGGACAGATGAACACGCTGGTCGCGGTGGATCTGAACACCGGACAGCGCAAGTGGACGGCCTCGGTTCCGGAGGGCACGATCCAGGCGCCGATCAAGATCGTGGACGGCCAGATCCTGGCCCAGGTCGGCCCGGTGTACAACACCGGACCCCAGCGGACGGTCAAGATCGCGGTCGCGGACGGGAAGGTGACGCCGTTCCTGGAAGCCCAGATCAGGAACTCCGAACAGGACGAGACCGGCCCGATCCCGGGGTTCTACCGGTATCTCTGGGCCGACGACCGCGTCTACGCGGTGGCGGGCAAGTGGTCGAATCTCAGCGTGGACGTCTTCCTGCTGCAGGCTGAGTAG
- a CDS encoding glutaredoxin family protein, which yields MAHHVTVMTRTGCHLCEVAEQDIERICGELGVAWSAEDVDSDPEWRAEYGDRVPVILVDDAEHGYWRVEEDRLRKALA from the coding sequence ATGGCGCACCACGTGACCGTCATGACCCGCACGGGTTGCCACCTGTGCGAGGTCGCGGAACAGGACATCGAGCGGATCTGCGGCGAACTGGGCGTCGCCTGGTCGGCGGAGGACGTCGACAGCGATCCCGAATGGCGGGCCGAATACGGCGACCGCGTGCCGGTGATCCTCGTCGACGACGCCGAGCACGGCTACTGGCGCGTCGAAGAGGACAGGCTCCGGAAGGCACTGGCGTAA
- a CDS encoding uroporphyrinogen-III synthase, with the protein MTPARKTTGRVAFVGSGPGDAGLLTVRAQELLAKAEVVVTDPDVPAGVLAFAAEGAEVRPAVGEATEVAKDLVNEAKAGRLVLRLIAGDPLTQPAVVAEVQAVSRTSAVFDIIPGVSPGAAVPAYAGVALGGTHTEVDVRGDVEWAALAATPGPIVLHATSAHLAEAASALTEHGLAPTTPVAVTSNGTINTQRTLDTTLATVANEAGELVGPLIVTIGQAVGQRSKLSWWESRALYGWKVLVPRTKEQAGEMAERLRGHGATSHEVPTISVEPPRSPAQMERSVKGLVDGRYQWIVFTSTNAVRAVWEKFEEFGLDARAFSGVKIACVGESTAAKVRSFGIIPELIPEGEQSSEGLLAEFPPYDDVLDPVDRVLLPRADIATETLSAGLRERGWEIDDVTAYRTVRAAPPPAETREMIKTGGFDAVCFTSSSTVRNLVGIAGKPHTRTLVACIGPKTAETAVEFGLRVDVQPEKADVPHLVDALAEHAARLRAEGALPPPRKAKRARRS; encoded by the coding sequence ATGACCCCCGCGCGTAAGACCACCGGGCGAGTCGCCTTCGTGGGCTCGGGCCCCGGTGACGCCGGTCTGCTGACCGTCCGCGCTCAGGAGCTGCTCGCCAAGGCCGAGGTCGTGGTGACCGACCCGGACGTCCCAGCAGGTGTCCTGGCCTTCGCCGCCGAAGGTGCCGAAGTGCGCCCCGCCGTCGGCGAGGCCACCGAGGTCGCCAAGGACCTGGTGAACGAGGCCAAGGCCGGACGGCTGGTGCTCCGGCTGATCGCCGGTGACCCGCTGACCCAGCCCGCCGTCGTCGCCGAGGTGCAGGCCGTTTCCCGGACCAGCGCCGTATTCGACATCATCCCGGGCGTCTCGCCCGGCGCGGCCGTCCCGGCGTACGCCGGTGTCGCGCTCGGTGGCACGCACACCGAGGTCGACGTCCGCGGCGACGTCGAATGGGCCGCGCTGGCCGCCACCCCCGGCCCGATCGTGCTGCACGCGACGTCGGCGCACCTGGCCGAGGCCGCGTCCGCGCTGACCGAGCACGGGCTGGCGCCGACCACCCCGGTCGCGGTGACGTCCAACGGCACCATCAACACCCAGCGCACCCTGGACACCACGCTGGCCACCGTCGCGAACGAGGCGGGCGAGCTCGTCGGCCCGCTCATCGTGACCATCGGCCAGGCCGTCGGCCAGCGCTCGAAGTTGTCGTGGTGGGAGTCGCGCGCGCTGTACGGATGGAAGGTCCTGGTGCCGCGCACCAAGGAGCAGGCCGGTGAGATGGCGGAGCGGCTTCGCGGCCACGGCGCCACCTCGCACGAGGTCCCGACCATCTCGGTCGAGCCGCCGCGCAGCCCCGCCCAGATGGAGCGTTCGGTCAAGGGTCTCGTCGACGGCCGCTACCAGTGGATCGTCTTCACTTCGACCAACGCCGTCCGCGCCGTGTGGGAGAAGTTCGAGGAGTTCGGCCTCGACGCCCGCGCCTTCTCGGGCGTGAAGATCGCCTGTGTCGGCGAATCGACCGCCGCGAAGGTCCGCTCCTTCGGCATCATCCCCGAGCTGATCCCGGAAGGCGAGCAGTCCTCGGAGGGCCTCCTCGCCGAGTTCCCGCCGTACGACGACGTCCTCGACCCGGTCGACCGCGTGCTGCTGCCGCGGGCGGACATCGCCACCGAGACCCTTTCGGCAGGTCTGCGTGAACGCGGCTGGGAGATCGACGACGTGACCGCGTACCGCACGGTGCGCGCCGCGCCGCCGCCCGCCGAGACCCGCGAGATGATCAAGACCGGCGGTTTCGACGCGGTCTGCTTCACCTCGTCCTCGACCGTGCGGAACCTCGTCGGCATCGCCGGCAAGCCGCACACCCGCACGCTGGTCGCGTGCATCGGCCCGAAGACCGCGGAGACCGCCGTGGAGTTCGGGCTGCGGGTCGACGTCCAGCCCGAGAAGGCCGACGTCCCGCACCTGGTCGACGCGCTCGCCGAGCACGCCGCGCGGCTCCGTGCCGAAGGTGCGCTCCCGCCGCCTCGCAAGGCGAAGCGAGCCCGCCGCTCCTGA
- the hemB gene encoding porphobilinogen synthase, with amino-acid sequence MFPEHRPRRLRTTPAMRRLVGETTLRPRQLILPMFVAEGADAPRPISSMPGVVQHTRDTLRKAAVDAVNAGVGGLMLFGIPKTRDAEGSGAIDPDGILNVALRDLRSDLGDATVLMADTCLDEFTDHGHCGVLDAEGGVDNDATLRVYAEMGLAQAEAGAHLLGPSGMMDGQVGVIRAALDRAGRTDTGILAYSAKFASAFYGPFREAVDSQLKGDRKTYQQDPGNVREALREIELDIAEGADMIMVKPALAYLDVIRAAAETSTVPVAAYNISGEYAMVEAAAANGWLDRERTILEVLTSIRRAGADMILTYWAAEAAAWLD; translated from the coding sequence GTGTTCCCCGAACATCGCCCCCGCAGGCTCCGTACCACTCCGGCTATGCGCAGGCTGGTCGGTGAGACGACGCTGCGCCCGCGCCAGCTGATCCTCCCGATGTTCGTGGCCGAGGGCGCCGACGCGCCCCGCCCGATCTCCAGCATGCCCGGCGTCGTCCAGCACACCCGCGACACGCTGCGCAAAGCCGCCGTCGACGCGGTCAACGCCGGGGTCGGTGGCCTGATGCTGTTCGGTATCCCGAAGACGCGGGACGCCGAGGGCTCCGGCGCGATCGACCCGGACGGCATCCTCAACGTCGCCCTGCGCGACCTGAGGTCCGATCTCGGCGACGCGACGGTCCTGATGGCGGACACGTGCCTCGACGAGTTCACCGACCACGGCCACTGCGGCGTCCTCGACGCCGAAGGCGGTGTCGACAACGACGCGACCCTGCGCGTGTACGCGGAAATGGGGCTGGCGCAGGCGGAGGCGGGGGCCCATCTGCTCGGTCCCAGCGGCATGATGGACGGTCAGGTCGGCGTCATCCGCGCCGCGCTCGACCGCGCCGGGCGCACGGACACCGGCATCCTCGCGTACTCGGCGAAGTTCGCCAGCGCGTTCTACGGCCCCTTCCGCGAGGCCGTCGATTCGCAGCTGAAGGGCGACCGGAAGACCTACCAGCAGGATCCGGGCAACGTGCGCGAGGCGCTGCGCGAGATCGAGCTGGACATCGCCGAGGGCGCCGACATGATCATGGTCAAGCCCGCGCTGGCCTATCTGGACGTCATCAGGGCCGCCGCCGAGACGTCGACGGTTCCCGTCGCGGCGTACAACATCTCGGGGGAGTACGCGATGGTCGAGGCCGCCGCGGCGAACGGCTGGCTCGACCGCGAACGCACGATCCTCGAGGTGCTGACCTCGATCCGCCGCGCGGGCGCGGACATGATCCTCACCTACTGGGCCGCCGAAGCCGCGGCCTGGCTGGACTGA
- the hemC gene encoding hydroxymethylbilane synthase, with protein sequence MSRVIRIGTRGSKLALAQTGTIADALRATGAEVELVTVTTPGDKSSAPIPTIGVGVFTSALREALLREEVDVIVHSYKDLPTKPEPGITLAAVPPREDPRDALIARDGLTLGELPPGSTVGTGSPRRTAQLRALGLGLEIVPIRGNIDTRMRKVSDGELDAVILARAGLARIGRAEEITETLDPIQMLPAPAQGALAVECRTGDVDIEHLLGSTVDDEGTRVVAAAERALLAALEAGCSAPVGALAEIVEDLDAEGRVVERISLRGTAAVEGDGDAVDMVRASALADKHEADQLGRTLAAELLDLGAGALSGPAQ encoded by the coding sequence GTGAGCAGAGTCATCCGCATCGGGACGCGCGGCAGCAAACTCGCCCTCGCGCAGACCGGCACCATCGCCGACGCCCTGCGCGCCACCGGCGCAGAGGTCGAGCTCGTCACCGTGACGACGCCCGGCGACAAGTCGTCCGCGCCGATCCCGACGATCGGGGTCGGCGTCTTCACTTCCGCGCTGCGCGAAGCCTTGCTGCGCGAGGAAGTCGACGTCATCGTGCACTCGTACAAGGACCTGCCGACGAAGCCGGAGCCGGGCATCACGCTCGCCGCCGTGCCGCCCCGCGAGGACCCGCGCGACGCGCTGATCGCCCGTGACGGGCTGACGCTGGGCGAGCTCCCGCCCGGCTCGACCGTCGGCACCGGCTCGCCGCGGCGGACCGCGCAGCTGCGCGCGCTCGGTCTCGGTTTGGAAATCGTGCCGATCCGAGGCAATATCGACACCCGCATGCGCAAAGTGAGCGACGGAGAGCTGGACGCCGTCATCCTGGCGCGTGCCGGACTGGCCAGGATCGGCCGGGCGGAGGAGATCACCGAGACCCTCGACCCGATCCAGATGCTGCCCGCGCCCGCACAGGGGGCGCTGGCGGTGGAGTGCCGGACCGGTGACGTGGACATCGAGCATCTGCTTGGGTCCACAGTGGACGATGAAGGCACCCGCGTCGTGGCGGCCGCCGAACGGGCGTTGCTCGCGGCGCTGGAAGCCGGGTGCAGCGCACCGGTCGGAGCGCTGGCGGAGATCGTCGAGGACCTGGACGCCGAAGGGCGGGTCGTCGAGCGGATCTCGTTGCGGGGCACCGCCGCCGTCGAAGGGGACGGGGACGCGGTCGACATGGTGCGCGCTTCCGCGCTCGCCGACAAGCACGAAGCCGATCAGCTCGGCCGGACACTGGCCGCCGAGCTGCTCGACCTGGGGGCCGGCGCGCTGTCCGGCCCCGCCCAGTGA